Part of the Engraulis encrasicolus isolate BLACKSEA-1 chromosome 23, IST_EnEncr_1.0, whole genome shotgun sequence genome is shown below.
ctactgtagaaatgacagaaatgcttcaattatatttatttcctgggaattgttaagggtgccaataattgtggaacaggtgatttaatgaaaaataattattttttagtcagggattttttttattttcctacaattcatttgagttgaaggctacattttcctaaaattttcagtgtgacagtattcttctgcaacaaacactgaatttatgttaaggcttttaacacatctcaaccaggggtgccaataattatggagggcactgtacatgagGGCTGACAAAGGCCATAGGTTTATCTTTgcgtttatttttgacaggacagtggaggagagacagggaaggctctgcaaatgacccagggcagaatcaaacccaggtcgccagtgtagtaacccagtgccctaccgttaggccacgtcaGGGCCACGTTCATCTTTTCAGACAGTTGGTCCTTAACTGAAAtagtgtttggaggtagggtgcgcacatccacaggtagttgtccaggtgccagacaaaaagtagtgtgatgaagcggtctgcacactgtgtattaactccaaaaatactttatttcatttaaccgGTTGTGATCACTGGTCTTGAATTTGTATGCCAGCGCGCCAAGGCGCATGCTATGCCACTTGTCACCTTAGGGTGCGCTCACCTTTCCGccaggtagcctacctgtaggtcatgtgataGAAGTCAACTTAGaccattgttctcattgcctgaggaagatccctttGTTGGATcaaaacgttgccatatgtttaaatgaaacaaagtatttttggagttaatacacagtgtgcagaccgcttcatcacactccTTAACTGAAATAGTCATGGGGCCCAGACCCACAATTTTTCTACGGACATTACGTAGTGACCCAATTTTATGTTCTGTTGTTGGAAACGGGTCAATTTATtctaattaataaaaaatataaccATACATTTGGTAGCATACATCCAGTATGTTTTGCATGCATCCGCATTTGTACTACCGTATATGCTGATAcacatgtctatcaactagtgGAGACAAAGTTTAACCCTTTCTTCAACATGACAGTCATTTATTCATTACTGTACTTGCTTACTTACTGCCCATTTTGTCTCCTGTCAAGTAGAGTAGCAACAAAggttctccactctgctctgttctgtgctTTTTCCTGATCTCTGTATTTGGTCTGAATTTTGTGACTAACAATAAATGGGGGAGTTATACAGTTGTACACCTCAGCTCCACGAGCCACCCAagactagcctggtaaaccagacatgttgccgtccagcgggtggcgctggttcaccaggctaacccaagacccctctgcgacccacttttgggtccctccccaccagttaagaaacagtTTTAAGACATGGCCACTGTAATGGATTTTCTCTTACCAGAATGACAGTGACCACGTTGTAATGTATTCCTAAATGCTCTGTGTAATtttgtagtagtgtagtattataTTAGTAtggtcttttcaatgactattccaGCATTCCACTGGCATAACAGTGTGCAtaaggggcggagctatagggagggcgagcagggcatttgccccagggcagtCTTGTATTGGtcatgggggccctattgtgaccttggcaggccgtatcggggccctgtaagtgtcttgcccagggccctatgtgcaattgttccgcaacTGGTGTGCATTATGAAGCTGCTACAATGATGAATGCACTTTTTGTCCCCAACAAACTTTAATGGTAGCAAAAAAAGGCATACAGTCATAATTTAATGGGATTTTAGTTTATTTTTCTTGATGGTTTTGGGCTTGGCTTTTCCCGTGTCTCGTTCGAGACGGTTGAAAAGGACTCCAGTTTCTGGGCCCAGTGTGCGCCCCTCAAAGGCACACTTCCGCCCATAGTACCTTTCCAGAAAGCCCAGCACCTCCCAGGTGCGCTCCTCAGACCTCACCCCAAGCCTGGAGAGCAGCTTGTCAGCCAGCCCCGGCACCACAGGCTGAAGGAGGGTCCCGTAAACCCTCAGGCACTCCATGGACACGTGGAGGATGGTGTCGTGCCACCGTTTGTCTGCAGCGTCCGCCAGATCAAGCTTCCAGGGCGCGTGTCTCTGGACAAAGCCGTTGGTCTGCCTTACGCACGCACTGATGGACTCCAGAGCCTTGTAAATGTGCAGGCTGTCCAAGTGTTCTAGAACCACTGATGGGAGTTCTGTGACAGACTGGACCATGTGGTAGTCTTCTGGCTTGGTTCTCCCTTTGGGTTCTTCAGGAGAGCCCATGGGGAAAGAGCCGGGGCAGAACTGTGGGTACGTCTGCGTGGGATTCAGGGAGGGGGCCGTGCACCGGTTCAGCAGCCCACCGAGAGCGTCTGCAAGCTCGCTGTTGAGGAGCTTCACCAGCTTGGCGTCATCGTAGTCGCAGTCATGGTCCGGCACGCCTTGTCTGAGGAGGAAGTACctggtggggggaaaaaaataaacactcAAAATTTTAGTGTAACCTGCAGGGGTTTCCCAATATGCTATCAGTTGGAGCATGGAGCCAAGAGTATATATATTTGTGATTATCTTTATCTgttaagatattgaataaaaacgtatGATATCGTATCGTACCTGACACCATCCACGGTGTATCTCTGTGCTGTGTCCAGGGGGTCCACCACGTTCCCCAAGCTCTTGGACATCTTCTTGCCCTGCACCGTCCAATGAGAATGGACATTGACCACCTGGGGGAGGGGCAAGTCTGCCGCCATGAGGAACGCCGGCCAGTATATGGCGTGGAATTTCAGGATGTCTTTGCCAACAATGTGATGAGCTGCGCTCCACCACAGACCGTGGCCTTCTGGGTATCCGGCCACGGTGAGGTAGTTGACGAGGGCATCCAGCCACACGTAGACGGTTTGCTCGGGGTCGTCCGGGACTCCGATGCCCCACTGAAGTCGGCTTTTGTGCCGAGACACGGACAGGTCGGGGAGGTCATCGTCCAGCCACTGCAGGACGATGTGGTAGAACTTCTCCGGCTGGACTGCGCTGGGGTTGTCCCTCAGCCACTGCTGAAGAGGGGCACGGAACTCAGACAAACGGAACATGTAGTTGTCCTCCTTCATCCACTCCACctgaagcaacaaaaaaaacacaatggagGACATGGTTAGATTGGATACatttgaagtgaaagcccattgggaaactccaacatccattgtcattgggacacagcactccacagcacacagcaaaattgcatttatgcctcacccgtgcaagggggcagccttcaatAGCGCCttcaatgctcagggtacctcagttatggaggaggatgggggagagcacttgttgattactcccccccaccaacctgacgggttgggagtcgaaccggcaacctttgggctacaagtctgacgccctaaccgcttgcccatgactTTATTGTCATTACACATGTATACATTTAGGTTCATGAAATGTAGTTTAGTGTCTAAATACAGTTATTTGCAGATAGCAAATTTCAGGTGGACATGTACATAGATTATGGTTGGCAATAGTTATTTCATGCACAAATAAGTTATAGGAGTGGTGAGGATGGGTGTACGTTATGATGAAGACTTCCCTTTTCATATGATGATGGTGGTACGGTCACAATAAGTGAGAAACAAATCTTACCTTGTGACCACTCTCAGTGGATATTGTTATTTCGTTCCCATTGGCATCTGTAACCTTGGTGACCTGAGTTGGAGTGAGGAAGCTCTCATCCTGTGTGGAGTACCAGCCTTCGTAGGACCCTTTGTAGATGAGGCCTTTCTTCAGAAGTACAGTCCAGAAATGCTCTACTGCGCTGCGGTGTCTGCTTTCTGTGGTTCTGATGAAATCAGTGTATGAGATGTTGCTTTTTGTAAAGAGGTGCTTGAATTTCTCAGAAACCTCACTGCAGAACGCGAGGGGGTGCTTTTGGACGGATTCTGCCGCTTGCTGGATCTTCAGACCATGCTCATCAGTCCCTGCAAGGCAACATTGTTTATATAACGCATTTCATACAAATTCAGTTCAATGTGCAAGACAGAATTTGGATAATGAAGAATCGCCTCTGATGGCACGCATGGTGTGCAGTTTAATTATATTGACTTACCAGTTGCAAATCTGGAGTTGAATCCTCGTAGAAGTC
Proteins encoded:
- the mars2 gene encoding methionine--tRNA ligase, mitochondrial; translated protein: MRIKPHLRVLARCLEEPVRSRWQGSKLSSAWSFQRRPSQLMHTDEAGKMFYITTPIFYVNAAPHIGHLYSAVIADCLHRSRLLRGFNSRFATGTDEHGLKIQQAAESVQKHPLAFCSEVSEKFKHLFTKSNISYTDFIRTTESRHRSAVEHFWTVLLKKGLIYKGSYEGWYSTQDESFLTPTQVTKVTDANGNEITISTESGHKVEWMKEDNYMFRLSEFRAPLQQWLRDNPSAVQPEKFYHIVLQWLDDDLPDLSVSRHKSRLQWGIGVPDDPEQTVYVWLDALVNYLTVAGYPEGHGLWWSAAHHIVGKDILKFHAIYWPAFLMAADLPLPQVVNVHSHWTVQGKKMSKSLGNVVDPLDTAQRYTVDGVRYFLLRQGVPDHDCDYDDAKLVKLLNSELADALGGLLNRCTAPSLNPTQTYPQFCPGSFPMGSPEEPKGRTKPEDYHMVQSVTELPSVVLEHLDSLHIYKALESISACVRQTNGFVQRHAPWKLDLADAADKRWHDTILHVSMECLRVYGTLLQPVVPGLADKLLSRLGVRSEERTWEVLGFLERYYGRKCAFEGRTLGPETGVLFNRLERDTGKAKPKTIKKNKLKSH